The genomic segment GGTGGCGGCCCCGGAGCCGGAACGGGCCGAGGTTTCCGCGGTCGCGTACTACCGGCCGGACGAGCGTTTCGCCGCGCGGACCAACACGGCCCGGATCGGGTTGGCGCGGGACCATGCGGCCGGGTTGACCGACGGCGCCGCGCTCGTCGACGACTTCACGGCCACCTGGCAAACGGCGGTTCGGCTGTGCGGGGCCGAGCGGGAGGACCGGGTGGTGCGTACCCGGCACGGGGATGCGATGCTGCTGTCGCAGTTCCTGCTCACCCGCGTGGTCGAGGTCGCCGTGCACGGTCTGGACATGGCGGATGCCCTGGGCCGCGCGCCTTGGACGACTCCGCAGGCCGGCGAGGTCGTGACCGAGTTGCTGCTCGGACCGGACCGGGCGATCACGCTCCGGGAGCTGGGCTGGGCGCGGCTGGAGTTTCTGCGGAAGGCGACCGGGCGCGAGCCGCTGATGCCCGCCGACGTCGCCCGTGTCGACCGGCTCGGCGTCCGGTGGCTCACCCTGGGCTGACACGCCGCCGGCCGACGGCCGCGGGGATAAATCGGATGCGCGGGCGACCTGCCCGGTTCTACATTGCGGGGAATGGACCTTTCCTCCCTCGGCGCGCCGCTCGGGCCGATGAGACGTGTGCACGGCGGTTACGCCAACCGGCTGTTCCGGCTCGACACCGATCACGGTTCGTTCGCGGTCAAGGAGCTCAACGTTCTCGACCGGCGCCACGCATACCACGTCGAGGATGTGTTCCGGTTCGAGCGGGCCGCGTTCGCGGCGGGGATTCCGATGCCTGAGCCGGTCGCGGCCGGCCACGACACGCTTGTTCACCGGTGGGTCGAGGGTGACAAGGTGCCTGAGGAACCTGTCGAACCGGCTTACGCGTACGAGGTCGGGAAGATCCTCGCGCAACTGCACACGCTGGATGTGGCGTGGCCCCACGACGCGGCCGAGGAAGGGACACCGCGGGGCTGGGCCGAGCTGGCGGAGCGGGCGACGGAAACCGGGCAGGAGTGGGCGGGCGAGCTGAGCGCCCAGGCCGGGACGTTCGCGGCGATCGCCGACTTCGTCGACACCTGTGAGCGGCCGGGGCCTGTCGTGCTGACCCACAAGGACATCCAGCCGTGGAACCTGCTGGCCCGGAAGGGGCGGCCGGTGGTGCTCGACTGGGAGCTCTCCGGGCTGCTGGATCTGTCGGGCGAGCTGGGCTCGACCGCGCTGAGCATCGCCAAGGGGCCCGGGTTCGACGACATCCGGCCGGCCGTCTTCCACGCGGTGCTGGACGGCTACGTCGCGGGCGGTGGAGAGCTGCCGCCGCCGGGAGCGAGCTGGTTCGTCTACATGATCGGGGGCTGGCTGGGGCACGTACGGTGGAACATCTCTCGGTGCCTGGCCGGAGTGGAGGCGGGCAGCGGGCCCGAGCTCGCGTTGTCGCAGGAAGTCGCCCGCGGCGGGGTTCGCGGCCTGCCCGAGTTGTGGCGGCGGCTGCCCGACCTGGTGGCGCTGACTAGACGCGGTTGAACGGCTCGGCGTAAGCGAACTCGCCGTGCAGCGCGGAACTGAACGTGGCCAACGGGCGCGCCTGGAAGTGGGGGCGCCACGAAGGAACCGGGGGCGTGATGCCGTACGTCTCGGCCAGGCGAAAGCCGAACCGCGTGTAGTAGCGGTGGTCGCCCAGGAGCACCACGAGCGGCTCGTCGAGGGCGTCGGCCGCCCCCAGCACGGCGTGCACCAGGGCCGAACCGACGCCGCGGCCCTGATGATCGGGGTGGACGCTGAGCGGGCCGAGGCCCAGAACCGGTGCCGAGGCCACGTGGGCGCGGGTGCACAGAACGTGGCCGATCACGTCGTCGCCGTCGAGGGCCACCAGGGACAGCCGGGGCAGCCACGCGTCGCTCCGGCGCAGCTCGTCCACGAGGTCGGCTTCGGCCGGCCGATCGAAGGCGGCGGCGGTCACCGCGTACACGGACTTCGCCTGCCTCGGAGTCTCCCGTTGAACGATCATGAGAACGGGCTCAGCGGCCGGTCCAGCGGCGTGCCGTCCAGCACGATGTCGACGCGCTCGTTGTAGAAGCAGACCAGGTCGCGGATCTTGGGCTGTTCCGGGATCGGATCGGGATAGCTCCACGCCGCGTCGGACCGGGCCGGATGCGACCAGTAGCGGGCGACACCCTTGTACGGGCAGCGGGTCACCGTCTCGCTCGCGGTCAGCAGGTCGGTGCGCACGTCGGCGAACGGCAGGTAGTAGCGCGTCGGCAGCCCCGTCTCGAACAACACCACCGGGCGCGTGCTGTTCGCCACTTCCTGCCCGTCGATGAACACCTGCACCCGCCGCGAGCTGTGCAACGCGTCGACGCGATGGCGCGGCGACCGGGCGTGCACGAAGACCTGCTCGTCCTCCTCGTACCAGTCGAGCGCCTCCCAGGAGAACGTCACGTGCCCTTTGAGCTCGGAGAACCGGTCATCCGTCCAGGCCGCGTCCGCCACCCGCCGGCCGTCCGCGACCACCGACCAGCGGCCCGCCGCGCTGTCGGCGAGCACCCCGTCCCGTACGTCGTCGAGGGGCACGAAATAGGTCGGGAACCCGCGGCTGGAGATCTCGTCGAGCAGCCAGGCCCGCCGGCTGTCGGCGACCACAGTGGCCCCCAGACGCACCCGCACCCGGCGCGGCGTCGGCTCGACAACGGGCGGCGGCAGAGGGAACTCATCCATGGGTACGGCATACACCGATCTCCGCGACTTGGAAACCGGAATACCGACAGCAGACGTACGGCTGGTCGGCCGCGCAACCGCACTTCCCCGACCACGAGGTTCACCGCGGCCCGGGCGGCCGGAACGGCCGTAGCGCGCGACCGGGATGTTCCCTGTGGCCGGGCTTCAGGCGGGCAAGGGTGGGATGAGTTTCGCGATGGCCGCCTGCCCGGCCTCGTCGGGGTGGTCGCCGTCGGGGGCCAGCAGGGCCGTCGCGCCGGCCGGCCCGTGGAACGGCGGCTCGGTCGACACGTACGTCGCGTCCGTGGCCGCCGCGGCCCGCTGCAGGGCGGCGTTGGTCAGATCCGTGGCCCGGGTGGCTTTGCGCACGCCGTCCGGGCCGTACGCGGCCGCGCCCACGTCGCCGTCCTGCACGACGTTCCAGTAGCCCAGGACGACGACCCGCGTTCGCCGGCCGTGGCCGATCGCCTCGATCGTGGCGGTCACGTTGGCCTCGACCGCCGCGGCCGTGGCCGCGTACCGGGACGGGTCGTCGAACACCGCGGCCATGTCGTTGGCGCCGATCATGAGGACGACCTCGGACGCCGAGGACGCGGCGGCGGGGACCGCGGCTCGCACATCGGCCGAGGTGGCGCCGGGCACGGCCAGGTTGACGTCGGTCGCGTGCTGCGACCGCGCGTAGAGGGCGGGGAACGGCGTGCAGCCGCAAGCGGTGCCCGCCGGAACCGAATCGCCCAGCGTCACCACCGTCGGGTGCGCGGGCGCGGCGCACGCGGTCAGGCCCAGGAGGGCGACCAGGAGGGCGAGTCGTCTCACGGCAGCGGCCGGGCCAGGTGGGCCGAGAGCCAGTCGAACGCGGGCGCCTCCATCTGCCGCCAGACCGCACTGCTGTGGCCACCGTGCGCGATCACCGCGGTGGTCGCGGCGATCGGCGCGCGGGCGGCCGCCGTCAGGCGTTGCGAATCGGCGGCCGACTCCTTGTCGTCGGCGGCCCACCCGAGCCACAGGGCGACGGACGGCCGGGGCAGGTGGCGCAGCCGCCACAGCGGGTTGTTCGTCGTGTTCTGCGAGCCGTCGCCGACGTCGATGCCCGGGGCGGCGTAACCAGCCAGGCTCGCGGCCGCCGCGTACCGGGTGGGGTGGCGCAGCAGCAGGTTGGTCGCACAGAACGCACCGGCCGAGTAGCCCGTCAGGCCCCAGGCCGACCGGTCGGTGCGGATCCGGTAGTGCGCGCGAGTGAACGCGGGGACGTCGACGGTCAGGAACGTCTCGGACTGCGCCCCGCCGCGCAGGTTCGTGCATTCGGTGTCGAGCAACGGCCGCGGTGTCTGGGTCGGGAACAGCACCACGGCCGGAGCCATCCGCCCGGCACTGATCTCCCGGTCGAGATAGGA from the Paractinoplanes abujensis genome contains:
- a CDS encoding maleylpyruvate isomerase N-terminal domain-containing protein, coding for MTVSHPLDAFRCEAESLGRAVAGLSEEEWNLPTRCEPWTVRELLGHIRVAIAWLPGMVAAPEPERAEVSAVAYYRPDERFAARTNTARIGLARDHAAGLTDGAALVDDFTATWQTAVRLCGAEREDRVVRTRHGDAMLLSQFLLTRVVEVAVHGLDMADALGRAPWTTPQAGEVVTELLLGPDRAITLRELGWARLEFLRKATGREPLMPADVARVDRLGVRWLTLG
- a CDS encoding phosphotransferase family protein — translated: MDLSSLGAPLGPMRRVHGGYANRLFRLDTDHGSFAVKELNVLDRRHAYHVEDVFRFERAAFAAGIPMPEPVAAGHDTLVHRWVEGDKVPEEPVEPAYAYEVGKILAQLHTLDVAWPHDAAEEGTPRGWAELAERATETGQEWAGELSAQAGTFAAIADFVDTCERPGPVVLTHKDIQPWNLLARKGRPVVLDWELSGLLDLSGELGSTALSIAKGPGFDDIRPAVFHAVLDGYVAGGGELPPPGASWFVYMIGGWLGHVRWNISRCLAGVEAGSGPELALSQEVARGGVRGLPELWRRLPDLVALTRRG
- a CDS encoding GNAT family N-acetyltransferase, which codes for MIVQRETPRQAKSVYAVTAAAFDRPAEADLVDELRRSDAWLPRLSLVALDGDDVIGHVLCTRAHVASAPVLGLGPLSVHPDHQGRGVGSALVHAVLGAADALDEPLVVLLGDHRYYTRFGFRLAETYGITPPVPSWRPHFQARPLATFSSALHGEFAYAEPFNRV
- a CDS encoding DUF427 domain-containing protein — encoded protein: MDEFPLPPPVVEPTPRRVRVRLGATVVADSRRAWLLDEISSRGFPTYFVPLDDVRDGVLADSAAGRWSVVADGRRVADAAWTDDRFSELKGHVTFSWEALDWYEEDEQVFVHARSPRHRVDALHSSRRVQVFIDGQEVANSTRPVVLFETGLPTRYYLPFADVRTDLLTASETVTRCPYKGVARYWSHPARSDAAWSYPDPIPEQPKIRDLVCFYNERVDIVLDGTPLDRPLSPFS
- a CDS encoding SGNH/GDSL hydrolase family protein encodes the protein MRRLALLVALLGLTACAAPAHPTVVTLGDSVPAGTACGCTPFPALYARSQHATDVNLAVPGATSADVRAAVPAAASSASEVVLMIGANDMAAVFDDPSRYAATAAAVEANVTATIEAIGHGRRTRVVVLGYWNVVQDGDVGAAAYGPDGVRKATRATDLTNAALQRAAAATDATYVSTEPPFHGPAGATALLAPDGDHPDEAGQAAIAKLIPPLPA
- a CDS encoding alpha/beta hydrolase, which translates into the protein MSTFLSLGAVLVTAVLLAAGWDRVRRLGRSVLVLLAVCSLSATVFVQVNRLSGALPTSGVPEMSAGGGSRLLTVTVHGGRSGLDLPMYVYLPAAYGDGDRFPVIEALHGYPGTPGTWLGKLHVQSYLDREISAGRMAPAVVLFPTQTPRPLLDTECTNLRGGAQSETFLTVDVPAFTRAHYRIRTDRSAWGLTGYSAGAFCATNLLLRHPTRYAAAASLAGYAAPGIDVGDGSQNTTNNPLWRLRHLPRPSVALWLGWAADDKESAADSQRLTAAARAPIAATTAVIAHGGHSSAVWRQMEAPAFDWLSAHLARPLP